From one Tachysurus vachellii isolate PV-2020 chromosome 23, HZAU_Pvac_v1, whole genome shotgun sequence genomic stretch:
- the LOC132838725 gene encoding uncharacterized protein LOC132838725, with the protein MVYEARVMLLFLLGYITVSVSGIQNVEVSCSHKNICALRQSSVNLICSYSNIGIITGFWFSLKDKAKWREEEHPEDLTLDSDYAGRVDYTEMTNITFTLTITDLRERDSGEYRLVLVKDKGEKYVSSTGVTLTVTDLQVTRDSTQYVLTCHTSCRLTFAAKLYYWYKNGQFLKDYEDKQGTFTLTTTEQVSYSCSVHGFNEIRSPSLCVGRDCWSVTYPDNRVCVLEGSSVEFTGNYIPPDGQRVDTIYWHSSKDFQNLENENQFVNRVKYVEQNRNFTLNMKQLTKKDSGEYRLRITNQRDKFSGRPGVVLNVTDLQVRLSHYAVASEERTAVTLGCITSCTLPNSPIYMWYKNGQPVISKLTKHNKLYLISSEDAGKYSCAVKGREDLRSPEQIVTFPVVDLCSECPKGNNIGIIAGAAVVLALIIIAGSLWIWRRKSKSGQRQSSTEDSDPQSGQVAVAPQDDVHYSSILFSSRTQGSSQPTEEHEQVQYAEVKLKRPAAAV; encoded by the exons tttcaGTGTCAGGTATCCAGAACGTGGAGGTATCATGCTCTCATAAGAACATCTGTGCTCTGAGACAGTCGTCTGTGAACCTGATTTGCTCCTACTCAAATATCGGTATCATCACTGGATTCTGGTTCAGTCTAAAGGACAAAGCTAAATGGAGGGAGGAGGAACATCCAGAGGATTTAACTTTAGACTCTGACTACGCCGGACGTGTGGACTACACAGAGATGACAAACATAACCTTCACTCTTACAATAacagacctgagagagagagactcagggGAGTATCGCTTAGTGCTCGTAAAGGACAAAGGAGAGAAATACGTGAGCTCCACTGGAGTTACTCTGACAGTTACAG ACCTGCAGGTGACCCGTGATTCCACACAATATGTTCTCACCTGCCACACTTCCTGTCGTCTAACTTTTGCTGCTAAACTGTACTACTGGTACAAGAATGGACAATTCTTAAAGGATTACGAAGACAAACAGGGAACTTTCACCTTAACAACTACTGAACAAGTCAGTTACTCCTGCTCTGTTCATGGCTTTAACGAGATACGTTCTCCTTCTCTAT GTGTTGGCAGGGACTGTTGGAGTGTGACCTACCCAGACAATAGAGTCTGTGTTCTGGAAGGATCTTCAGTGGAATTTACTGGAAATTACATACCTCCCGATGGTCAGAGAGTTGATACAATATACTGGCATTCTTCTAAGGACTTCCAAAACCTGGAGAATGAAAATCAGTTTGTTAATCGAGTTAAATATGTGGAACAAAACAGAAACTTCACTTTGAACATGAAGCAGCTGACAAAGAAAGACTCTGGAGAATATCGGCTTAGAATAACTAATCAACGTGACAAATTCTCTGGTAGACCTGGAGTGGTTCTGAATGTTACAG ATCTGCAGGTAAGACTGAGTCACTATGCTGTGGCATCAGAAGAACGGACGGCAGTAACGCTGGGCTGCATCACCTCCTGCACTCTGCCCAACAGCCCCATTTACATGTGGTACAAGAACGGACAGCCAGTTATTAGCAAACTCACCAAACACAACAAGCTCTACCTGATCTCCAGCGAGGATGCAGGGAAATACTCGTGTGCCGTGAAAGGACGTGAGGATCTTCGCTCTCCTGAACAAATTGTTACAT TTCCAGTGGTTGACCTTTGCTCAGAATGTCCTAAAGGGAACAATATCGGCATCATAGCGGGAGCAGCAGTCGTTCTGGCTTTAATAATCATCGCAGGATCTCTGTGGATATG GAGAAGAAAGTCCAAATCAGGTCAAAGACAAAGCTCCACCGAGGACTCGGATCCTCAGAGTGGACAGGTGGCTGTCGCGCCTCAGGATGACGTTCACTACTCCAgcattctcttctcttcccgcACTCAGGGATCATCTCAGCCCACAGAGGAACACGAGCAGGTCCAGTACGCAGAGGTGAAACTCAAACGTCCTGCTGCTGCCGTCTAG